In a genomic window of Phragmites australis chromosome 14, lpPhrAust1.1, whole genome shotgun sequence:
- the LOC133891361 gene encoding plasma membrane ATPase 1-like, producing MDDKASNLDAVLKEAVDLENIPLEEVFENLRCNREGLSSAQAEQRLAIFGPNKLEEKQESKFLKFLGFMWNPLSWVMEAAAIMAIALANGGGKPPDWQDFVGIITLLIINSTISFIEENNAGNAAAALMARLAPKAKVLRNGRWNEEESAILVPGDIISVKLGDIIPADARLLEGDPLKIDQSALTGESLPVTKGPGDGVYSGSTCKQGEIEAVVIATGVHTFFGKAAHLVDSTNQVGHFQKVLTSIGNFCIISIALGMAVEIVVMYAIQHRAYRPGIDNLLVLLIGGIPIAMPTVLSVTMAIGSHRLAQQGAITKRMTAIEEMAGMDVLCSDKTGTLTLNKLTVDKNLVEVFQRGIDQDTVILMAARASRTENQDAIDATIVGMLADPKEARAGIQEIHFLPFNPTDKRTALTYLDHEGKMHRVSKGAPEQILHLAHNKSDIERRVRAVIDKFAERGLRSLGVAYQEVPDGRKESPGGPWQFIGLLPLFDPPRHDSAETIRRALNLGVNVKMITGDQLAIGKETARRLGMGTNMYPSSALLGQNKDESIASLPVDELIEKADGFAGVFPEHKYEIVKRLQARKHICGMTGDGVNDAPALKKADIGIAVDDSTDAARSASDIVLTEPGLSVIISAVLTSRAIFQRMKNYTIYAVSITIRIVLGFMLLALIWRFDFPPFMVLIIAILNDGTIMTISKDRVKPSPQPDSWKLSEIFATGIVLGGYLAMMTVIFFWAAYKTDFFPRVFHVESLEKTAQDDFQKLASAVYLQVSTVSQALIFVTRSRSWSFVERPGFLLVFAFLVAQLIATLIAVYADWGFAAIKGIGWGWAGVIWLYNIVFYFPLDIIKFLIRYALSGRAWDLVLEQRIAFTRKKDFGREERELRWAHAQRTLHGLQAPEASIFENKTTFNELNQLAEEARRRAEMARLRELNTLKGKMESVVRQKGLDMETIQQSYTV from the exons ATGGACGACAAGGCGTCCAATCTGGACGCCGTCCTCAAGGAAGCCGTCGATCTC GAGAACATACCACTCGAGGAGGTGTTCGAGAACCTCCGATGCAACCGCGAGGGCCTCTCTTCCGCCCAGGCCGAGCAGCGCCTCGCCATCTTCGGGCCCAACAAGCTGGAGGAGAAGCAG GAGAGCAAGTTCCTCAAGTTCCTGGGGTTCATGTGGAATCCGCTGTCCTGGGTCATGGAGGCGGCCGCCATCATGGCCATCGCGCTCGCCAATGGAGGA gggAAGCCGCCGGACTGGCAGGACTTTGTGGGGATCATCACGCTGCTCATCATCAACTCCACCATCAGCTTCATCGAGGAGAACAATGCCGGCAATGCGGCCGCTGCTCTCATGGCCCGCCTCGCCCCCAAAGCCAAG GTTCTTAGAAATGGCCGGTGGAACGAGGAGGAATCAGCTATCCTTGTGCCAGGAGACATCATCAGTGTAAAGCTTGGGGACATCATCCCAGCAGATGCTCGTCTCCTTGAGGGTGATCCGCTTAAGATTGATCAG TCTGCACTCACTGGTGAGTCTCTGCCCGTGACCAAAGGCCCTGGTGATGGAGTATACTCTGGCTCCACGTGCAAACAGGGTGAAATCGAGGCTGTTGTCATTGCCACCGGTGTGCACACATTCTTTGGCAAGGCAGCGCATCTTGTCGATTCAACAAACCAAGTTGGCCATTTCCAGAAG GTTCTGACCTCCATTGGGAATTTCTGCATCATTTCAATTGCTTTGGGTATGGCCGTGGAAATTGTTGTCATGTACGCCATCCAACACAGGGCTTACCGACCAGGAATTGACAATCTTTTGGTGCTTCTGATTGGAGGAATTCCAATTGCCATGCCCACTGTCCTTTCTGTGACTATGGCAATCGGGTCGCACCGCTTGGCTCAGCAG GGAGCAATTACAAAGAGGATGACAGCAATTGAGGAAATGGCTGGCATGGATGTTCTTTGCAGTGACAAGACAGGGACACTAACCTTGAACAAGTTGACTGTGGACAAGAATCTTGTAGAG GTTTTCCAAAGAGGTATTGACCAGGATACTGTAATATTAATGGCTGCCAGAGCTTCACGTACAGAAAATCAGGATGCCATAGATGCCACAATAGTTGGTATGCTTGCTGATCCAAAGGAG GCTCGTGCTGGTATTCAAGAGATCCATTTTCTGCCATTCAATCCAACTGACAAAAGAACTGCTTTAACCTACCTCGACCATGAGGGTAAAATGCATCGTGTTAGCAAGGGAGCACCAGAGCAG ATCCTTCATCTTGCACACAACAAGTCTGATATCGAGAGAAGGGTCAGAGCTGTGATTGACAAATTCGCCGAGCGTGGCCTGCGATCACTTGGTGTGGCTTACCAG GAAGTGCCGGACGGTAGGAAAGAAAGCCCTGGAGGACCATGGCAGTTCATCGGACTCTTGCCACTTTTTGACCCCCCTCGGCATGATAGTGCAGAGACAATCAGGAGGGCTCTGAATCTTGGTGTCAATGTCAAGATGATTACAG GTGATCAACTTGCTATTGGGAAGGAGACAGCACGTCGTTTGGGAATGGGTACTAATATGTACCCATCATCTGCTTTACTCGGACAGAATAAGGATGAATCAATTGCTTCTTTGCCAGTTGATGAATTGATTGAGAAGGCTGATGGCTTTGCTGGGGTCTTTCCAG AGCACAAGTATGAGATCGTGAAACGCTTGCAAGCAAGAAAGCATATATGTGGTATGACTGGGGATGGTGTAAATGATGCTCCAGCTTTGAAAAAAGCTGATATTGGCATTGCAGTGGATGACTCGACTGATGCTGCTCGGAGTGCTTCAGACATTGTCCTAACGGAACCAGGCCTTAGCGTGATTATTAGTGCTGTGCTTACTAGTCGAGCAATTTTCCAACGCATGAAGAATTACACC ATATACGCCGTATCAATTACCATCCGTATTGTG CTTGGCTTTATGCTTCTTGCGCTGATATGGAGGTTTGACTTCCCACCATTTATGGTCCTGATCATTGCCATCCTCAATGATG GTACCATTATGACTATTTCAAAGGACAGAGTAAAGCCATCTCCACAACCTGATAGTTGGAAGTTATCTGAGATTTTTGCAACTGGGATCGTTCTTGGTGGCTATTTAGCCATGATGACTGTGATTTTCTTCTGGGCAGCATACAAGACTGACTTCTTCCCG CGAGTGTTCCACGTTGAAAGCCTTGAGAAAACCGCCCAGGATGATTTTCAGAAGCTTGCCTCTGCTGTCTACCTTCAAGTTAGCACAGTTAGTCAggcccttatctttgtgacacGGTCTCGCAGCTGGTCATTTGTGGAGCGTCCTGGGTTCTTGCTGGTCTTTGCTTTCTTGGTGGCACAGCTG ATTGCTACTCTAATTGCTGTATATGCCGACTGGGGATTTGCTGCGATCAAGGGCATTGGATGGGGCTGGGCTGGTGTCATCTGGCTTTACAACATTGTCTTTTACTTCCCACTGGATATCATCAAGTTCCTCATTCGTTATGCACTGAGCGGGAGAGCATGGGATCTCGTCCTTGAACAAAGG ATCGCGTTCACAAGGAAGAAGGATTTTGGGAGAGAGGAAAGGGAGCTCAGGTGGGCGCATGCCCAGAGGACACTCCATGGGCTTCAGGCACCAGAGGCATCCATCTTCGAAAACAAGACCACCTTTAACGAACTCAATCAGCTTGCAGAAGAGGCCCGCAGGAGAGCCGAGATGGCGAG GTTGAGGGAGCTGAACACCCTGAAGGGAAAGATGGAGTCGGTGGTGAGGCAGAAGGGTTTGGACATGGAGACCATCCAGCAGTCCTACACcgtgtga
- the LOC133891362 gene encoding pentatricopeptide repeat-containing protein At1g59720, chloroplastic/mitochondrial produces the protein MPSLAASTSSLPTIPPRGTARSSVNLLRSLARSRRADLSHRALLLFRSLHASSSPPPPHFSLPAALSAAAFLGALPEGRQLHALAAKLALAPAHTVVANSLVHHYASCGLPADAIALFRRIPDRSLVSWNTAIDALAGNGDHLGALDLFREMQRDRADLAPDAYTVQSVLGACAGAGALSLGVYAHAMLLRELGAAGDGGTECGASAVSRDVLINNSLVDLYGKCGAVELARQVFDRMPARDLASWNAMILALANHGHVRESLELFDLMTQTENVVPNAITFVAVLSACNHGGLVDEGRRYFAAMTGEYGIRPRIEHYGCMVDILARAGFIEEALRVVAGMNCRPDSIIWRSLLDACCKKNAGLELSEAMAKLALDVPDDAVSGVYVLLSRVYASAQRWNDVGMIRRLMSEEGFKKEPGFSSIEMDGSVHQFVAGDTSHPQSEDIYEKLDEIQQRLTSAGYKPDLSEAPMVAGIDRTKGAALRLHSERLAISFGLLNATPGAPIRILKNLRVCKDCHTISKLISRLYDVEIIVRDRIRFHHFKDGSCSCKDYW, from the coding sequence ATGCCCTCGCTCGCCgcgtccacctcctccctccccaCCATCCCACCGCGGGGCACCGCCCGCTCCTCCGTCAACCTCCTCCGCTCCCTCGCGCGCTCCCGCCGCGCGGACCTGTCCCACCGcgcgctcctcctcttccgctcGCTCCATGCCTCctcgtccccgccgccgccccacTTCTCCCTCCCCGCGGCGCTCTCCGCGGCCGCCTTCCTCGGGGCCCTGCCCGAGGGGCGCCAGCTCCACGCGCTCGCCGCCAAGCTGGCTCTCGCCCCCGCCCACACCGTCGTCGCTAACTCTCTCGTCCACCACTACGCCTCCTGCGGCCTCCCCGCCGACGCCATCGCCCTGTTCCGCCGCATCCCGGACCGGTCCCTCGTTTCCTGGAACACCGCCATCGACGCGCTCGCCGGGAATGGGGACCACCTGGGCGCGCTCGACCTGTTCAGGGAGATGCAGCGTGACCGGGCCGACCTCGCGCCCGACGCCTACACCGTGCAGAGCGTGCTCGGCGCCTGCGCGGGCGCCGGCGCGCTTTCTCTCGGCGTCTACGCGCACGCCATGCTACTCCGGGAGCTCGGGGCCGCGGGAGACGGTGGCACCGAATGCGGCGCTTCGGCGGTGTCCCGCGACGTGCTGATCAACAACTCTCTCGTCGACCTGTACGGCAAGTGCGGGGCGGTGGAGCTCGCACGGCAGGTGTTCGACCGGATGCCCGCCCGGGACCTCGCGTCCTGGAACGCCATGATCCTCGCGCTGGCCAACCACGGCCACGTCCGCGAGTCGCTGGAGCTGTTCGATCTGATGACGCAAACGGAGAACGTCGTGCCGAACGCGATCACGTTCGTCGCCGTGCTGAGCGCGTGCAACCATGGCGGGCTGGTGGACGAAGGGAGGAGGTACTTCGCTGCAATGACGGGTGAGTACGGGATCAGGCCGAGGATCGAGCACTACGGGTGCATGGTGGACATCCTTGCACGGGCGGGGTTCATCGAGGAGGCCCTTCGCGTCGTGGCTGGGATGAATTGCCGCCCCGACTCCATCATCTGGAGGAGCCTGCTCGACGCGTGCTGCAAGAAGAATGCTGGGTTGGAGCTCAGTGAGGCCATGGCCAAGCTGGCGCTTGATGTCCCTGACGACGCTGTGAGCGGTGTCTATGTCCTGCTGTCAAGGGTCTACGCGTCAGCGCAGCGGTGGAATGATGTAGGCATGATTCGGCGGTTGATGAGCGAAGAGGGTTTCAAGAAGGAGCCAGGGTTCAGCTCCATTGAAATGGACGGCTCGGTACATCAGTTTGTCGCCGGTGACACATCGCATCCTCAGTCGGAAGACATATATGAGAAGCTGGATGAGATTCAACAGAGGCTCACATCTGCTGGATACAAGCCAGACTTGTCAGAGGCGCCCATGGTCGCTGGCATTGACCGCACCAAGGGTGCCGCCCTTCGTTTACACAGCGAACGGCTAGCCATATCGTTTGGCTTACTCAACGCGACACCTGGGGCTCCCATTCGGATTCTGAAGAACCTTAGAGTCTGCAAAGACTGCCACACGATCAGCAAGCTCATATCGAGGCTATATGACGTTGAAATCATCGTGAGGGATCGGATTCGGTTTCATCATTTCAAGGATGGGTCATGTTCTTGCAAAGATTACTGGTGA
- the LOC133891118 gene encoding uncharacterized protein LOC133891118, with amino-acid sequence MELFERAKTVRLRSHHDKYLYADEDETHVNQDRNASSPNARWLVEPVPHSPGVLRLRSRYGRYLAASNEPFLLGVTGRKVLQTFPHRLDSSVEWVPVREGGAHAHAVRLRTRYGNFLRANAGLPPWRNSVTHDVPHRHAGWVLWDVEIVQVLPPPGPDSAASDAAAASVSPPPSYKPPSRSPSPSPSPLPTSALRPPPPPHHRPENSAPFRAQPPPPPPGYIGPPAPGLARLESTDSFSVPLHKVEGRLIHYHIGDDNGNVSDDEGHSFTFNGTSLGELLERLKEETGLEDVIICSRSPINGKLIPLRLQLPPDNVAMHIVLVQESSKVAKTFL; translated from the exons ATGGAGCTGTTCGAGCGCGCCAAGACAGTGCGGCTGCGGAGCCACCATGACAAGTACCTGTACGCGGACGAGGACGAGACGCACGTGAACCAGGACCGGAACGCGTCGTCCCCGAACGCGCGGTGGCTCGTGGAGCCCGTGCCGCACTCCCCCGGCGTGCTCCGCCTCCGAAGCCGCTACGGCCGCTACCTCGCCGCCTCCAACGAGCCCTTCCTCCTCGGCGTCACCGGCCGCAAGGTGCTCCAGACGTTTCCCCACCGCCTCGACTCCTCCGTCGAGTGGGTCCCCGTCCGGGAGGGGGGGGCCCACGCGCACGCGGTGCGCCTCCGCACACGCTACGGCAACTTCCTCCGCGCCAACGCCGGGCTCCCGCCGTGGCGCAACTCCGTCACCCACGACGTCCCGCACCGCCACGCCGGGTGGGTGCTCTGGGACGTCGAGATTGTCCAGGTCCTCCCGCCCCCAGGACCCGACTCTGCCGCCtctgacgccgccgccgcctccgtctcccCGCCGCCGTCTTACAAACCGCCCTCTCGCTCTCCCTCGCCATCTCCGTCTCCCCTGCCCACGTCGGCGCTgaggccgcctccgccgccgcatcACCGTCCGGAGAACTCGGCTCCATTCAGAGCgcagcccccgccgccgccaccgggcTACATCGGGCCCCCCGCGCCCGGCCTGGCCAGGCTCGAG TCGACGGACTCCTTCTCGGTGCCGCTGCACAAGGTGGAGGGGCGGTTGATCCACTACCACATTGGGGATGACAATGGGAATGTGAGCGACGATGAAGGACACTCGTTCACGTTCAACGGGACGAGCCTGGGGGAGCTGCTGGAGAGGCTGAAGGAGGAGACGGGGCTCGAGGATGTGATCATCTGCTCAAGGAGCCCGATCAACGGGAAGCTCATTCCGCTCCGCCTGCAGCTGCCGCCTGACAACGTTGCGATGCATATCGTTCTTGTGCAGGAGTCGTCAAAAG TGGCAAAAACTTTTCTATGA